The sequence CTCGGTCGACGTGCGGGCAAATTTCACAGATCTGACAGTGTGGTGAGCATCCGGTTGGTGAGCCGGCCGCTATCCATTCGGCCCGGAAGCGGCCGTCTGCGGTGCCCCCACGCTTACGACGTTCTGGGACGAACGCGAGCCATGGTACGCGATCGACTCGAGCGAATCGGCGTCGTCGGGGCTGGAACGATGGGCAGCGGAATCGCACAGGTCGCTGCGACCCACGGCTACGAGGTCGTCCTCCGGGACGTCGACCCCGAGTTCGTCGAGCGCGGCTTCGACGCCATCGACGACAGCCTCACACGCCTCGAAAGCCGGGACGCCCTCCCGGACGATTCCGGGACGATTCGCGATCGAATCGAGGGATCGACCGACCTCGAAGCGATCGCCGACTGCGACCTCGTCGTCGAGGCGGTCGTCGAAGACCTCGATGTAAAGCGCGAGGTCTTCGCCGACCTCGAGGCCACCTGCGACCGGGAGGCCCTGCTGGCGACGAACACGAGCACGCTGTCGATCACGTCCATCGCTGGCAACCTCGAGCGGCCCGGGCGAGTCGTCGGCATCCACTTCATGAACCCGGTGCCGATCATGGACGGCGTCGAGGTCGTCGTCGGCGAGAAGACCAGCGACGACGCGGTCGCACTGGCCCACGAGTTCTCCGGGGACCTCGAAAAGGAGACGTGGGAGGCCGACGACAGACCCGGATTCGTCGCCAACCGAATCCTGATGCCCTGGATCAACGAGGGGATCCGCGCCTACGACGAGGGCGTCGCGAGCAAGGAAGACGTCGACCGTGGGATGGAACTCGGGACGAACGTTCCGATGGGACCGCTCCGACTCGCCGATCACATCGGACTCGACGTCTGTTTGCACGCGACGGAGACCCTCCACGAGGAACTCGGCGACCGGTACAGACCGGCGTACCTCCTGAAACGGAAAGTCGAAGCCGGCGACCTCGGGAAGAAGAGTGGACGGGGATTCTACGAGTACGAGTCCTGACACTGTCTCCGGTCCGGCACGGTCAGAACGGAATCCGTCGTGGAACCCGAACGCCACCAGAGCGGACCCACGGATAATCCGGGACCGAACAGGTCAGCGGTGTAGCGGTTTCTCTGCCATCTCACGGCGCAACTCCTCGAGGTGGGCCCGCGAGACGCCCTCCTCGAACGTCTGGATCACCGCGTACACCTCCGCGCGCGTGACCTTGACGTCGCCTTCGCGGACGACGTCCTCCGGTCGTTCGCGCAGTTCGCGCATGGTTCCGACTGCCAGCAAATACGGAATCGCCCACGCAGAGAGCCGGTTCCCGTGGGTCTCGGGAACGACCTCGAGATAGCGCTGGGCGTCGTCGAGGTAGGTCTCGGCACGACCGGTGAGCCGCTGGATCACGTTCGTCACGGCGCCGTGGTTCTCCTCGTGGGTGACCGCTTCGACGGGAACGTCCTCGGCCTCGAGCCACTCGGCCGGGAGGTAGACGTTGTTCTCCTCGTGATAGTCGTTCTCGACGTCCTTCGCGATGTTGACCAGTTGCAAGAGCAGCGCGAACGAACGGGCGTTCGCACGGAGTTCTTCGGCGCGTTCCGGCGAGGCACCCCGTGAAACGAGTCCCGTGATGAGCGTCCCGACCGTTCCGGCGGCGTACCAGCAGTACTCCTCGAGTTCCTCGAGCGTCTGGAGGCGAAGCCCACCTTCCTCGGCGTAACGATCGGTGAACATCGCCATCCCGCCGACGAGTTCGCGGACCGGATCGCGCATGATTTCCCGTGGCTCTTCCTCCAGAGACTCGAAAGTCCGGAGGACGCGGGGGGTCTCTGCGACGACCTCCCAGTCGCTGGAGCGCTCCTCGGGAATCCACGGCTCGACGTCGTCCATGAACGTCGATACGGAGAGATCGTCGTCTGGATCGAGCACTCGATCGTATTCGGTCAACAGCTCGGTCTGGACCTCCGGAGGAATGTGTCCAGCGTCTTCGATCGTGTCGGCGACCCGACAGAGGAGGTATCCGAGACAGATGTGCGTTGCCATTGGCTCCTCGAGTCGATCGATCGTGATCGAGAAAGTCCGCGAGACGCCGTGAACCGCATCAAAACACCACTCCAGATCGGCGGATGGTGTCAATTCTGACTGGCCGGGGGTCATCTACTTGGGTAGCCTTTGAGCGCATCCCGGAAAAACGCCCCGGTCCCGGCGGGATATTCCAGCTGTTGACAGGAACGCCGTGGAACGGGTCATCGAACCGAAACAACGGGTCGGGTCACCGACGCCGTTGAACCAGCGACTCGTGGAACAACAGTCAAGGAGTGGCCGGACGAAGTGGGGGCATGGACTTCGCACTCTCGGCCGAACAGCAACAGATCCGCGACATGGTCGCCGAATTCGTCGACGAAGAGGTCGTTCCGATCGCAGACGAGATCGACCACGACGACGAAGTGCCGTCCGATCTCCTCGAGGAGCTGGCCGACCTCGGTCTCCTCGGGATGCCCTTCCCCGAGGAGTACGGCGGTGCTGGACTCGATTATCACTCCTACGCGATCGGACTCGAGGAACTCTCGCGGGGCTCCGGCGGCCTCGGGACGGTCGTCGCCGCTCACACCTCGCTCGCAGGGAACATGCTCTACGAGTTCGGTGACGCCGAGCAGAAAGAGGAGTACCTGACGCCGCTGGCCGCGGGCGAGGACATCGGCGCGTTCGCGCTCTCGGAAGCCGGTGCAGGCAGCGACGTTCCGGCGATGGAGACGACCGCCGAGAAAGACGGCGACGAGTACGTCGTCAACGGCGGTAAGCTCTGGATCTCCAACGGTTCGATCGCTCAGACGGTCACCCTGTTCGCGAAAACCGACCCGGACGCGGGTAATCGCGGCATCTCCTCGTTTGTCGTCCGGCCCGAGGAAGACGACGGGTTCATCGTCGAGAACACGGAGGAAAAGTTGGGTGACAAGGGCTGTCCGACCGCCGAACTCCGGTTCGACGACCTTCGGCTCCCCGAAGACCGCTTGCTCGGTGAGGAAGGTGACGGCTTCGTCCAGGCACTCAAGACCCTGAACGGCGGCCGAATCACGATCGCTGCCCGCGGCGTCGGCATCGCCCGTGCTGCCTTCGACGAAGCCCGCGACTACGCTCGCGAGCGCGAACAGTTTGGCCAGCCCATCGGCGAGTTCCAGTCGATCAAACACAAGCTCGCCGACATGGACACGAAGATCCAGGCCGCCCGGATGCTGATGCACAAGGCTGCCGACAAGAAGATCCGCGGCGAAGACTACATCAAAGACGCCTCGCAGGCCAAACTCTACGCCTCGGAAGTGAGCCGCGAGGTCGCAAACGAGGGTATCCAGATCCACGGCGGCTACGGCTACACCAAAGACTTCCCCGCAGAACGGTTTTACCGCGACGCCAAACTCAACGAGATCTACGAGGGCACCAGCGAGGTACTCCGAAACACGATCGGCGACCGACTGCTCGAGGAGTAGGCTACCCGCTTGCGAACATTTTTGTCACTGGTTTCGACTGCGTCCCCTCTCGAGTGTATGCGTGTCGCAATACGTCTCTCGAGTGTGACGTCGATAAAATGCTGCGGTACTCCGCGTCGCCGTGAGGCGACGGTAGAAAACCGTAGTTAGAGTCGAACGACGTTCGTCGCGCGCGGACCCTTGGGGGCCTGCTCGATGTCGAATTCGATTTCGGTGCCTTCCGTCAGGTCCTCGCCGCCGACGTCTTCCATGTGGAAGAATACGTCCTCGTCCGCGTCGTCAGTGTCGATGAAACCGTAGCCGCCAGTGTCGTTGAAGAAATCAACCTTACCGTTTGCCATTGCAATTCGACTGTCGAGCACGACACGGATAAAGGTTGGCATCTGTTTTCCACCGGGCCAAGATCGAGCAACGAAATCACGCACATACTCGAAAAAATCCGCATTCGTCTACGATACTCGAGTTATCGTTCGAACGACTGTCGGGAACGACACATCAGGAGGGAATCCGATCCGAATCGGCAGTTTACTCACTCTTCGACGACCGTCGACGCCGTTCCAGTAGACGACCAACGTTCGACGAACGGATCTGTACAACCTGACTTTCACTAGTGAAAACTATTTTTATCAAGCGGTACGACAGTGTCGACCGATGGGTGAACGACCGACACGTCGAGCGGTACTCGCTGCCGGCGGAACGGGAGTTGCGGCCGCGCTCGCGGGTTGTGCCTCTCGGTCTGGCGACCGTCCCGGAGACGACGGGACGAGGGCTCACGAAACGTACACGGTCACGATGGAGCCGATGGGCGATGTCGAGTTCTCGAGTGTTCCCGAGACGTTCGTCGGACGGTTCGGCTTCGTCGTCGACGTTGCAGCGGCACTCGACGAACTGGACTCGCTCGTCGCGATGTACAGCACCTACTCGGTGTTCGGCCACAGTCACTTCTACGACGAACTCGAGACCGTCTCGATCGATCCAGCCGAGATCGAAGAGCTTCACACCGACGACTGGGATATCCGTCTCGAACGGCTGTACGACCTCGCACCCGACGTCACCGCGATCGATCCGAACTACCTGATCCACTACACCCAGTTCGACGAAGACGAGGTCGATCGATTCGTCGATCGGGTCGGACCGTTCGTTCACAACGAGAGTCAGAGCGGACGACCAGACGGGTGGCCAACCTGGCCCGACGGTGACTACCCGTATCTGACACTCGCCGAATTGACGAGGAGATACGGCGAGACGTTCCAGAAGACGGCGCGTGCCGAGGCGATCCTCGAGCTCAACGAGGACGTCCGCGACACGATCACGAGTCGGCTCCCACCGGAGTCAGAACGCCCGACCGTCGCCGTCGGAAGCCTCCACGACGGCACCTGGCACCTCGACACGTTCGCCGACGCGCCAGCGAGTACCTACGGTGAGAAACACTACCGCGACCTCGGTGCCATCGATGCCGTCGCCGAGTACGGCAGTGGTCGGGTTCAGGCCGAACTGGAGTTACTACTCGAGATCGATCCCGACGTCTTCGTCTGGCGCCACGGCCTGTTCGATCCCGATGGCGTGACCGAGACGTTCGAGGAACTCGAGGACGACACGCTCGCCAGCCAACTGGCGTGTGTCGACTCGGGACGGTTCTACGTCGGTGGGAGTCCGGATCAGGGCCCGATCGTCAATACGTTCCAGATGGAGATGCTCGCGAAACAGCTGTATCCCGATGAGTTCGGCGCGTACCACGAGTTTGGAAAGATTCCGACCGACGACCAGCTGTTCGACCGCACGCGGGTCGACGAAATCGTCCGCGGGGAGGGCCTCGAATGAGTGGACTCGAGACCGAAAAAGAACTGGCCGAGGAGTTCGTCCTCGCGGCGTTCGAGAAGGACGATCGACGGACCATCCGCCGAATGCTCACGTCGGATGCGCTCGTCTACACACCGAACGTTCCGGGTCCGGGACTCGACGTCGACGAGTTCGAGAGCCAGATTCTCGACGCCTTTCACGGTGCGTTCCCGGACCTCTCGATCGCAGTCGAATCGCTGGTCTCGGAAGGGGCGACCGTCGTCTGCCGGTTCACGATGACCGGCACCCACGAGGGGGTCTTCCGCGGGATCGAGCCGAGTGGCGAGACAGTTCTGGTCACGGGCGTCGTCGAACTCCGACTGACCGGCTCGGGAATCGCCGACGTCTGGCAGACGACCGACAGTCTCGCGTTGCTCGAACAGATCGCAGCGTACGACCACGAAAACGTCCGTGGTGAGCGTGGCAGCTAACTCGAGCCGATGAGCGAGACCCACGAGTATCGACCAACGCACGCAACCGACCGGACCACCGACCGTGGTGACCGCTCGAGCGGCCGGCTCGAGTGGCTCGACAGGACGCTTCTCTCGGTCTGTCTCTCGAGTCTCGCGCTCGTGGTCGCTGCAGGTTCGGTCCAGATCACGTTCGGCGACTACTCGGTTTCGGTCACGGAAGTCTGGCGGATCGTTCTCGATCCAGCAGTCGTGACGAGTCCGACGACGCTGTACGCGCTCGTCTTCGGCGGTGACGTAACCCACCTCTCGACGGAGTCACTGATCGTCTGGACACAGCGCATTCCGCGAGTCATCGTGGCGATTTTCGTCGGGATGAACCTCGCCATTTCGGGGGCAATCTTCCAGGCGGTCACCCGAAACGAACTCGCGAGTCCGTACATCCTCGGGGTTTCCTCGGGTGCAGGATTCGCGGTCTTGCTCACACTCGCCATTTTTGGTGGACTGTCCGTCTACCTCCCGATATTTGCCGCAGTCGGGGGTGCATTCGCGTTTCTCCTCGTGTACGTGATCGCCTGGAACGGTGGGACGAGCCCAGTACGGCTCGTGCTGGCCGGTGTGATCGTCAGTACGGTTTTCGGGTCGCTCCAGACGGGACTGTATTTCTTCGTCGACGACCTCGGAACTGTCCAGGAGGCACTCGCCTGGACGACGGGCACGTTGAGCGGGTCCGGATGGAGTGAAGTTCGACTCGCTGCACCCTGGACGGTACTGGCCGTCGTTCTCTCGATCGCCGGTGCTCGACAGCTCAACGTTCTGATGCTCGGCGAGCGAACGGCCCGATCACTCGGGATGTCGGTCGAACGCACACGGTTCGGCCTCTCGGCGGTCGCCATCGTCGCAGCGAGTGCCAGCATCGCTGTCGCCGGAATCATCGGGTTCGTCGGCCTCGTCGTCCCCCACGTCGTCCGGACGCTCGTCGGCAGTGACTACAGGGCACTGCTGGTGGGCTGTCTGTTCGTCGGTCCCGCTTTGCTGGTCGTCGCCGACGTTCTCGCTCGACTCGCGATCAGCGGTTCGCAGCTCCCGGTTGGGATACTCACCGGACTCGTCGGCGGACCGTACTTTCTCTACCTGATGAAACGCAAACAGAACCTCGGAGAACTATAATGACAACCGATACCCAACGACAGAGTACCGATCAGGATCAGACCGAATACGACGTCCTCGTCGTCGGCGGTGGTGCCGCTGGCCTCTCGGCAGCGATCTTTACCGCCCGATTCGGCCTCGAGACAGGCGTCTTCGCCTGTGGTCGCTCGGCGATCTCACGGTGTGCACACCTCGAGAACTACCTCGGGTTCCCGGGTGGGATCGATCCACCCACCTTCCTCGAACTCGGCCGCGAACAGGCGACCCACGAGGGAGCGACGGTACATGCTGAGCTGGTCACCGCGATCGAGAAACCGGCCGACTGGTTCCGCGTCGAGACGATCGACGGGACGGTCGCGACGGCCCGATACGTGATCGCCGCGACCGTGATCGACGGCGACTACCTCGAGTCGCTCGATCCGGCGCTGTACGACGAGGACGACCACGCCGTCGACTGCGACGACCGTGGCCGAACCGCAGTCGACGGGTTGTACGTCGCCGGTCGACTGGCAGATGCGACCCACCAGGCCATCATCTGTGCCGGCGACGGCGCGGAGACGGCACACGCGCTCGTCACCGACGTATTACGCGAACGAGGGTACTGGGACGAGATCGCGAGCCAGTACACCGACTGGGTCGTGCGCGAACGACCCGACGACGACTGGAAGCCACGCGTCGAGTCGTGGATACGCGAGACTGTTCCCGAAGGGACGGCCATTTCAGAGGATCGAATACAGTGGGTTATCGACGACGTCCTCGCACGGTTCGAGGCCAGATCGGTACCCGACAGTGAGCGTCGCGAGCGGGTTCAGCGCGGTCGAGAACTCGTGATTGGACACCTCGAGCCATGATCGGAAAACTCGGTCTCGACCCCTTCGTCGAGCGCGGGACATCCAAAAACCCACGCAGTGGCCTGGTGACAGGTCAGGACCAGTCGTCCCAGGGCCCGCCGCACGAGCACATCGAGTGTCGCGACATCGTCCTCGAGTACGACGCGAGTGACGACCCGGTCGTCGACGGCGAGACGATCCACGTTCCCGGGGGAGCGGTAACCGCGCTCGTCGGGCCCAACGGCAGCGGCAAGAGTACGCTCCTGCGAGGAATGGCACGCGAACTCGA is a genomic window of Natrarchaeobaculum aegyptiacum containing:
- a CDS encoding 3-hydroxyacyl-CoA dehydrogenase family protein, which translates into the protein MVRDRLERIGVVGAGTMGSGIAQVAATHGYEVVLRDVDPEFVERGFDAIDDSLTRLESRDALPDDSGTIRDRIEGSTDLEAIADCDLVVEAVVEDLDVKREVFADLEATCDREALLATNTSTLSITSIAGNLERPGRVVGIHFMNPVPIMDGVEVVVGEKTSDDAVALAHEFSGDLEKETWEADDRPGFVANRILMPWINEGIRAYDEGVASKEDVDRGMELGTNVPMGPLRLADHIGLDVCLHATETLHEELGDRYRPAYLLKRKVEAGDLGKKSGRGFYEYES
- a CDS encoding phytoene/squalene synthase family protein, whose translation is MTPGQSELTPSADLEWCFDAVHGVSRTFSITIDRLEEPMATHICLGYLLCRVADTIEDAGHIPPEVQTELLTEYDRVLDPDDDLSVSTFMDDVEPWIPEERSSDWEVVAETPRVLRTFESLEEEPREIMRDPVRELVGGMAMFTDRYAEEGGLRLQTLEELEEYCWYAAGTVGTLITGLVSRGASPERAEELRANARSFALLLQLVNIAKDVENDYHEENNVYLPAEWLEAEDVPVEAVTHEENHGAVTNVIQRLTGRAETYLDDAQRYLEVVPETHGNRLSAWAIPYLLAVGTMRELRERPEDVVREGDVKVTRAEVYAVIQTFEEGVSRAHLEELRREMAEKPLHR
- a CDS encoding acyl-CoA dehydrogenase: MDFALSAEQQQIRDMVAEFVDEEVVPIADEIDHDDEVPSDLLEELADLGLLGMPFPEEYGGAGLDYHSYAIGLEELSRGSGGLGTVVAAHTSLAGNMLYEFGDAEQKEEYLTPLAAGEDIGAFALSEAGAGSDVPAMETTAEKDGDEYVVNGGKLWISNGSIAQTVTLFAKTDPDAGNRGISSFVVRPEEDDGFIVENTEEKLGDKGCPTAELRFDDLRLPEDRLLGEEGDGFVQALKTLNGGRITIAARGVGIARAAFDEARDYAREREQFGQPIGEFQSIKHKLADMDTKIQAARMLMHKAADKKIRGEDYIKDASQAKLYASEVSREVANEGIQIHGGYGYTKDFPAERFYRDAKLNEIYEGTSEVLRNTIGDRLLEE
- a CDS encoding cold-shock protein, with amino-acid sequence MANGKVDFFNDTGGYGFIDTDDADEDVFFHMEDVGGEDLTEGTEIEFDIEQAPKGPRATNVVRL
- a CDS encoding ABC transporter substrate-binding protein, with product MGERPTRRAVLAAGGTGVAAALAGCASRSGDRPGDDGTRAHETYTVTMEPMGDVEFSSVPETFVGRFGFVVDVAAALDELDSLVAMYSTYSVFGHSHFYDELETVSIDPAEIEELHTDDWDIRLERLYDLAPDVTAIDPNYLIHYTQFDEDEVDRFVDRVGPFVHNESQSGRPDGWPTWPDGDYPYLTLAELTRRYGETFQKTARAEAILELNEDVRDTITSRLPPESERPTVAVGSLHDGTWHLDTFADAPASTYGEKHYRDLGAIDAVAEYGSGRVQAELELLLEIDPDVFVWRHGLFDPDGVTETFEELEDDTLASQLACVDSGRFYVGGSPDQGPIVNTFQMEMLAKQLYPDEFGAYHEFGKIPTDDQLFDRTRVDEIVRGEGLE
- a CDS encoding ester cyclase, with translation MSGLETEKELAEEFVLAAFEKDDRRTIRRMLTSDALVYTPNVPGPGLDVDEFESQILDAFHGAFPDLSIAVESLVSEGATVVCRFTMTGTHEGVFRGIEPSGETVLVTGVVELRLTGSGIADVWQTTDSLALLEQIAAYDHENVRGERGS
- a CDS encoding FecCD family ABC transporter permease; its protein translation is MSETHEYRPTHATDRTTDRGDRSSGRLEWLDRTLLSVCLSSLALVVAAGSVQITFGDYSVSVTEVWRIVLDPAVVTSPTTLYALVFGGDVTHLSTESLIVWTQRIPRVIVAIFVGMNLAISGAIFQAVTRNELASPYILGVSSGAGFAVLLTLAIFGGLSVYLPIFAAVGGAFAFLLVYVIAWNGGTSPVRLVLAGVIVSTVFGSLQTGLYFFVDDLGTVQEALAWTTGTLSGSGWSEVRLAAPWTVLAVVLSIAGARQLNVLMLGERTARSLGMSVERTRFGLSAVAIVAASASIAVAGIIGFVGLVVPHVVRTLVGSDYRALLVGCLFVGPALLVVADVLARLAISGSQLPVGILTGLVGGPYFLYLMKRKQNLGEL
- a CDS encoding FAD-binding protein, whose translation is MTTDTQRQSTDQDQTEYDVLVVGGGAAGLSAAIFTARFGLETGVFACGRSAISRCAHLENYLGFPGGIDPPTFLELGREQATHEGATVHAELVTAIEKPADWFRVETIDGTVATARYVIAATVIDGDYLESLDPALYDEDDHAVDCDDRGRTAVDGLYVAGRLADATHQAIICAGDGAETAHALVTDVLRERGYWDEIASQYTDWVVRERPDDDWKPRVESWIRETVPEGTAISEDRIQWVIDDVLARFEARSVPDSERRERVQRGRELVIGHLEP